One genomic window of Nicotiana sylvestris chromosome 10, ASM39365v2, whole genome shotgun sequence includes the following:
- the LOC104220127 gene encoding universal stress protein A-like protein, which produces MSGKPVLIFAVDDSEHSFYALEWTLDHYFASLSTSPFKLVIIHAKSNAYAACAVGMAGPGRIDVLTLLETDIKRGAYKVIEKAKELCKSKGLKDVSCEVNEGDARNVICDAVDKYHASLLVMGSHGYGAFKRAVLGSVSDYCSHHANCSVMIVKNDTKPKQ; this is translated from the exons ATGAGTGGAAAACCAGTGTTGATATTTGCAGTTGATGATAGTGAGCATAGTTTCTATGCCCTTGAATGGACACTTGATCATTACTTTGCTTCTCTTTCAACTTCCCCTTTTAAGCTTGTGATTATTCATGCAAAATCTAATGCATATGCTGCTTGTGCCGTAGGAATGGCCGGACCAG GAAGAATTGATGTGCTTACACTCTTAGAAACAGATATTAAAAGAGGAGCATATAAAGTTATTGAAAAAGCAAAAGAATTATGCAAGAGTAAAGGACTAAAAGATGTATCATGTGAAGTAAATGAAGGTGATGCTAGAAATGTTATTTGTGATGCTGTTGACAAATACCATGCTTCTCTCTTGGTCATGGGTAGCCATGGTTATGGTGCTTTCAAAAG GGCTGTATTGGGCAGTGTAAGTGACTACTGCTCACACCATGCAAATTGCTCTGTGATGATTGTGAAGAATGATACAAAGCCAAAGCAATAA
- the LOC104220136 gene encoding condensin-2 complex subunit CAP-D3 isoform X1, whose amino-acid sequence MASKFSMEDTIQRIVNDLEMTQTSISESTLIDLQTLLDHTLKTKDPLDIEDFYDELSSRKISPTSLINSISSTMDSAPLNTSLLASKVYLSLLLTPNSPVFTLFTPMAFLSLLRSIRKGFKPPSSISSNGSGSNSQGKKKKGRSRSGPGRKGGGRNGEDSEYESEFDVRVLFIVLERLILVLGLVHLGRFPDCLRSLVQTMAEIAVTAVDLCGGYYGRFCDICNQIMSEVLKNEHGDQKNSAVEVLKSVTPLILLVKSPAKTLALEFVVNRMIMGLAKESDDIKEAVLNLPRYIVQKAPEKAEARAAAVEAIVEMVKVIDFEDQDRFASYVVKMSQGKPQLRLLAVDLIPALMMSLNDPFGWDLDVEVENPWGLSCLEALIQRCSDVTAGTRARALTNLAQLVGFFSGNDKGRALLKKFLGFDSVGNEMPESLMNGILKKRCMDEKAAVRKAALLVISKLTSFSDSAPDEDFLKTLGMSCSDPLVSIRKAAISALSEAFRIFTERNVVKEWLHSIPRLIADNESSIQEECENLFLELVLDRISRVGSSNSVKHASDSSSNGKAATIEMEKELLYPQGVLGILREICDGEVTPWVKKICTSLGKKKKLKPKIVITLQKIIRSSESLWLSNSMPIDKWTAPPGAWFLLSEVSAYLSRATDWEFLHHHWQILDKYKATGDHDSEEGLNTTSNTFSWAADRVYLLQTIANVSLDLPPEPAADLAHNLLQRLEEFNMHPTEVSAHLNALKTLCKRKALNPQEADCLVMKWVNQLLSKASRILDAYMSKSMEEQGNDIFLTPFGGTTGKGKRTVASHSKTLQQTMTAVHTIGSLVIICPSANVSTVVPILHTIITSGTSSTRPKKPAEPSISIKQTAPSLYVQAWLTMAKICLADGKLAKRYIPLFVQELEKGDCAALRNNIVVVMADFWVRYTALVDCYLPKITKSLRDSSEVVRRQTFILLSRLCQRDYVKVKGVLFFRFLLSLVDESEKIRQLADYLFGNILKGKEPLLAYNSFVEAMFVLNDCNPHTGCSNPQNSRNETRLFSIRGNDEKSRSSRMHIYVTLLKQMAPAHVLATFAKICAEILAAASDGLLSIDDVTGQSVLQDAFQVLSSKEIRISSSRGSTSESADVEEEGADGGASSAANGKAITQAVKKSLIQNTIPIFIELKRLLESKNSPLTGSLMECLRNLLKDYKNEIDDMLVADKQLQKELIYDMQRYETMKAKSAAAEAVATMQRSELYRSPSNPKANSSFRNKKSDEGNTKIASAVADAVAAVAARSVLREVNKGTLTPPLSAMKTPRLKSNSGGTFSRRDMPAEVIESLRRRPTFDSDEEN is encoded by the exons ATGGCTTCCAAATTCTCCATGGAAGACACCATACAAAGaatagtaaacgacctcgaaatgaCTCAAACTTCGATTTCAGAATCAACCCTAATTGACCTACAAACCCTATTAGATCACACTCTCAAAACCAAAGACCCATTAGATATTGAAGATTTTTACGATGAATTATCTTCAAGAAAAATCTCACCCACTTCATTAATCAACTCAATTTCTTCAACCATGGACTCAGCACCTCTAAATACTTCACTTTTAGCTTCAAAAGTTTACTTATCTCTACTTCTCACCCCTAATTCCCCCGTTTTCACACTCTTCACTCCCATGGCTTTTCTCTCGCTGCTTCGTTCAATTCGTAAGGGTTTTAAGCCACCCTCTTCGATTTCCTCAAATGGGTCGGGCTCGAATAGtcaagggaagaagaagaaagggaggTCCCGGTCCGGTCCGGGTCGAAAAGGAGGAGGGAGAAATGGTGAGGATAGTGAATATGAgagtgagtttgatgttagggtTTTGTTCATTGTGCTTGAGAGGTTGATATTGGTGTTAGGTTTGGTGCATTTGGGTAGGTTTCCGGATTGTTTGAGGAGTTTGGTACAAACTATGGCTGAAATTGCAGTTACAGCAGTTGACTTATGTGGGGGTTATTATGGGAGATTTTGTGATATATGCAATCAGATTATGAGTGAAGTGCTAAAAAATGAACATGGGGATCAAAAGAATTCAGCTGTTGAGGTATTAAAGTCAGTAACACCTTTGATTTTATTGGTTAAATCACCAGCAAAGACTTTAGCTTTGGAATTTGTGGTGAATAGAATGATCATGGGGTTGGCGAAAGAATCCGATGATATAAAAGAAGCAGTTCTGAATTTGCCAAGGTACATTGTGCAAAAGGCACCCGAAAAGGCTGAGGCAAGGGCTGCAGCTGTTGAAGCCATTGTGGAAATGGTTAAAGTTATAGACTTTGAGGATCAAGACAGGTTTGCTAGTTATGTAGTGAAGATGAGCCAAGGGAAACCACAGCTGAGGTTATTAGCTGTGGACCTTATTCCAGCTTTAATGATGTCGTTAAATGATCCGTTCGGGTGGGATTTGGATGTTGAGGTTGAGAATCCTTGGGGTTTGAGTTGTTTGGAGGCGTTGATTCAGCGTTGCTCTGATGTAACTGCTGGAACAAGGGCTCGGGCTTTGACGAATTTGGCTCAACTGGTTGGGTTCTTTTCGGGGAATGATAAGGGAAGAGCATTGTTGAAGAAGTTTCTGGGGTTTGACTCAGTTGGAAACGAAATGCCCGAAAGTTTAATGAATGGTATTTTGAAGAAACGGTGTATGGACGAGAAGGCTGCAGTCAGAAAGGCTGCTCTTCTTGTAATATCTAAGTTGACATCCTTTTCGGACAGTGCTCCAGATGAAGATTTTCTTAAGACATTGGGCATGTCATGTTCTGATCCACTTGTTAGCATAAGGAAAGCTGCAATTTCAGCTCTTTCAGAG GCATTTAGGATATTCACAGAAAGAAATGTAGTTAAGGAGTGGCTACATTCCATTCCTCGTCTAATAGCTGATAATGAATCTAGCATACAAGAAGAGTGCGAGAATCTGTTCCTAGAATTGGTTCTTGATCGGATTTCTAGAGTTGGATCCAGCAATTCCGTGAAGCATGCATCTGACAGTAGTTCAAATGGCAAGGCAGCAACTATAGAGATGGAAAAGGAGTTGTTGTATCCTCAAGGAGTCCTAGGTATATTGAGAGAGATATGCGATGGAGAGGTGACACCATGGGTGAAGAAGATCTGCACAAGTttaggaaagaagaaaaaactcAAACCTAAGATTGTAATTACACTTCAAAAGATCATAAGGTCATctgaatctctgtggttgagcaATTCCATGCCAATAGATAAGTGGACAGCTCCTCCAGGTGCTTGGTTTCTACTCTCAGAGGTGTCAGCATACCTTTCCCGAGCTACGGATTGGGAATTCCTCCATCATCATTGGCAGATCCTTGACAAGTATAAAGCCACTGGTGATCATGATAGCGAGGAAGGGCTAAATACAACATCAAACACTTTTTCATGGGCTGCAGATCGTGTATATCTTTTGCAAACAATCGCTAATGTTTCGTTGGATCTGCCTCCTGAGCCTGCGGCAGATCTGGCTCATAACCTTCTTCAACGTCTAGAGGAGTTTAACATGCATCCGACAGAG GTTAGTGCTCACCTGAACGCACTCAAAACTTTGTGCAAGAGGAAGGCTCTTAACCCTCAAGAGGCTGATTGCCTTGTTATGAAATGGGTAAATCAGCTATTATCCAAAGCTTCTAGAATTCTTGATGCGTACATGTCAAAGAGTATGGAAGAACAGGGAAATGATATCTTTCTCACACCATTTGGGGGTACGACTGGCAAGGGAAAAAGAACAGTGGCATCACACTCTAAAACACTACAACAAACAATGACTGCAGTTCATACTATTGGATCTTTAGTTATTATTTGTCCTTCAGCTAATGTATCAACCGTTGTTCCCATTTTACACACGATCATTACTTCCGGTACCAGTAGCACTAGACCTAAGAAACCAGCAGAGCCTTCCATTTCCATAAAGCAGACTGCTCCTTCCTTATATGTTCAAGCTTGGCTAACCATGGCCAAGATCTGCCTCGCTGATGGAAAACTTGCAAAGCGCTATATTCCTCTGTTTGTCCAG GAGCTTGAAAAGGGTGATTGTGCTGCCCTCCGCAACAACATAGTTGTAGTCATGGCAGATTTCTGGGTACGGTACACTGCTCTAGTTGACTG TTACCTACCAAAGATCACCAAAAGTCTACGTGATTCATCTGAAGTTGTTAGAAGGCAGACATTTATACTTCTATCCAGACTTTGCCAG AGAGACTATGTCAAGGTGAAAGGAGTACTTTTCTTTCGGTTCCTGTTATCTCTTGTTGATGAATCAGAGAAGATAAGACAATTGGCTGATTATCTATTTGGAAATATATTAAAAG GTAAAGAACCACTTTTAGCCTATAATAGTTTTGTAGAAGCCATGTTTGTGCTGAATGACTGCAACCCTCATACCGGATGTAGCAATCCTCAGAATTCACGAAATGAAACACGGCTTTTTTCTATACG AGGAAATGATGAGAAGTCGAGGTCTTCAAGaatgcacatttatgtgacatTGTTAAAACAAATGGCTCCAGCACACGTACTAGCCACATTTGCCAAAATATGTGCCGAGATCCTTGCTGCTGCATCTGATGGTTTGCTTAGTATTGACGATGTGACTGGACAGTCTGTTTTGCAG GACGCTTTCCAAGTTCTTTCTAGTAAGGAGATACGAATTTCCTCTAGCCGCGGGTCAACCTCAGAATCAGCGGACGTGGAAGAAGAAGGGGCAGATGGAGGAGCATCCTCAGCAGCAAACGGAAAAGCAATAACACAAGCAGTCAAGAAAAGCTTAATCCAGAATACAATCCCCATCTTTATAGAGTTAAAACGTCTACTCGAGAGCAAAAACAGTCCTCTTACTGGTTCTCTCATGGAATGCCTTAGGAACCTTCTCAAGGATTACAAGAATGAGATTGATGACATGTTGGTTGCTGATAAACAACTCCAGAAAGAGCTCATTTACGACATGCAAAGATATGAAACAATGAAGGCAAAATCAGCTGCTGCCGAAGCAGTTGCAACCATGCAAAGATCAGAGCTTTATCGCTCGCCAAGTAATCCTAAAGCAAATTCAAGCTTCAGAAACAAGAAATCTGATGAGGGAAATACAAAAATAGCTTCAGCCGTGGCAGATGCAGTGGCGGCTGTCGCAGCTCGGTCAGTGCTCAGGGAAGTGAATAAAGGAACATTAACTCCTCCACTTAGTGCAATGAAGACACCTAGGCTCAAGTCTAACTCAGGTGGAACATTTAGTAGAAGAGACATGCCTGCTGAAGTGATTGAGTCTTTAAGGAGAAGGCCAACTTTTGATTCTGATGAAGAAAACTGA
- the LOC104220136 gene encoding condensin-2 complex subunit CAP-D3 isoform X2, which produces MASKFSMEDTIQRIVNDLEMTQTSISESTLIDLQTLLDHTLKTKDPLDIEDFYDELSSRKISPTSLINSISSTMDSAPLNTSLLASKVYLSLLLTPNSPVFTLFTPMAFLSLLRSIRKGFKPPSSISSNGSGSNSQGKKKKGRSRSGPGRKGGGRNGEDSEYESEFDVRVLFIVLERLILVLGLVHLGRFPDCLRSLVQTMAEIAVTAVDLCGGYYGRFCDICNQIMSEVLKNEHGDQKNSAVEVLKSVTPLILLVKSPAKTLALEFVVNRMIMGLAKESDDIKEAVLNLPRYIVQKAPEKAEARAAAVEAIVEMVKVIDFEDQDRFASYVVKMSQGKPQLRLLAVDLIPALMMSLNDPFGWDLDVEVENPWGLSCLEALIQRCSDVTAGTRARALTNLAQLVGFFSGNDKGRALLKKFLGFDSVGNEMPESLMNGILKKRCMDEKAAVRKAALLVISKLTSFSDSAPDEDFLKTLGMSCSDPLVSIRKAAISALSEAFRIFTERNVVKEWLHSIPRLIADNESSIQEECENLFLELVLDRISRVGSSNSVKHASDSSSNGKAATIEMEKELLYPQGVLGILREICDGEVTPWVKKICTSLGKKKKLKPKIVITLQKIIRSSESLWLSNSMPIDKWTAPPGAWFLLSEVSAYLSRATDWEFLHHHWQILDKYKATGDHDSEEGLNTTSNTFSWAADRVYLLQTIANVSLDLPPEPAADLAHNLLQRLEEFNMHPTEVSAHLNALKTLCKRKALNPQEADCLVMKWVNQLLSKASRILDAYMSKSMEEQGNDIFLTPFGGTTGKGKRTVASHSKTLQQTMTAVHTIGSLVIICPSANVSTVVPILHTIITSGTSSTRPKKPAEPSISIKQTAPSLYVQAWLTMAKICLADGKLAKRYIPLFVQELEKGDCAALRNNIVVVMADFWVRYTALVDCYLPKITKSLRDSSEVVRRQTFILLSRLCQRDYVKVKGVLFFRFLLSLVDESEKIRQLADYLFGNILKGKEPLLAYNSFVEAMFVLNDCNPHTGCSNPQNSRNETRLFSIRGNDEKSRSSRMHIYVTLLKQMAPAHVLATFAKICAEILAAASDGLLSIDDVTGQSVLQVQILL; this is translated from the exons ATGGCTTCCAAATTCTCCATGGAAGACACCATACAAAGaatagtaaacgacctcgaaatgaCTCAAACTTCGATTTCAGAATCAACCCTAATTGACCTACAAACCCTATTAGATCACACTCTCAAAACCAAAGACCCATTAGATATTGAAGATTTTTACGATGAATTATCTTCAAGAAAAATCTCACCCACTTCATTAATCAACTCAATTTCTTCAACCATGGACTCAGCACCTCTAAATACTTCACTTTTAGCTTCAAAAGTTTACTTATCTCTACTTCTCACCCCTAATTCCCCCGTTTTCACACTCTTCACTCCCATGGCTTTTCTCTCGCTGCTTCGTTCAATTCGTAAGGGTTTTAAGCCACCCTCTTCGATTTCCTCAAATGGGTCGGGCTCGAATAGtcaagggaagaagaagaaagggaggTCCCGGTCCGGTCCGGGTCGAAAAGGAGGAGGGAGAAATGGTGAGGATAGTGAATATGAgagtgagtttgatgttagggtTTTGTTCATTGTGCTTGAGAGGTTGATATTGGTGTTAGGTTTGGTGCATTTGGGTAGGTTTCCGGATTGTTTGAGGAGTTTGGTACAAACTATGGCTGAAATTGCAGTTACAGCAGTTGACTTATGTGGGGGTTATTATGGGAGATTTTGTGATATATGCAATCAGATTATGAGTGAAGTGCTAAAAAATGAACATGGGGATCAAAAGAATTCAGCTGTTGAGGTATTAAAGTCAGTAACACCTTTGATTTTATTGGTTAAATCACCAGCAAAGACTTTAGCTTTGGAATTTGTGGTGAATAGAATGATCATGGGGTTGGCGAAAGAATCCGATGATATAAAAGAAGCAGTTCTGAATTTGCCAAGGTACATTGTGCAAAAGGCACCCGAAAAGGCTGAGGCAAGGGCTGCAGCTGTTGAAGCCATTGTGGAAATGGTTAAAGTTATAGACTTTGAGGATCAAGACAGGTTTGCTAGTTATGTAGTGAAGATGAGCCAAGGGAAACCACAGCTGAGGTTATTAGCTGTGGACCTTATTCCAGCTTTAATGATGTCGTTAAATGATCCGTTCGGGTGGGATTTGGATGTTGAGGTTGAGAATCCTTGGGGTTTGAGTTGTTTGGAGGCGTTGATTCAGCGTTGCTCTGATGTAACTGCTGGAACAAGGGCTCGGGCTTTGACGAATTTGGCTCAACTGGTTGGGTTCTTTTCGGGGAATGATAAGGGAAGAGCATTGTTGAAGAAGTTTCTGGGGTTTGACTCAGTTGGAAACGAAATGCCCGAAAGTTTAATGAATGGTATTTTGAAGAAACGGTGTATGGACGAGAAGGCTGCAGTCAGAAAGGCTGCTCTTCTTGTAATATCTAAGTTGACATCCTTTTCGGACAGTGCTCCAGATGAAGATTTTCTTAAGACATTGGGCATGTCATGTTCTGATCCACTTGTTAGCATAAGGAAAGCTGCAATTTCAGCTCTTTCAGAG GCATTTAGGATATTCACAGAAAGAAATGTAGTTAAGGAGTGGCTACATTCCATTCCTCGTCTAATAGCTGATAATGAATCTAGCATACAAGAAGAGTGCGAGAATCTGTTCCTAGAATTGGTTCTTGATCGGATTTCTAGAGTTGGATCCAGCAATTCCGTGAAGCATGCATCTGACAGTAGTTCAAATGGCAAGGCAGCAACTATAGAGATGGAAAAGGAGTTGTTGTATCCTCAAGGAGTCCTAGGTATATTGAGAGAGATATGCGATGGAGAGGTGACACCATGGGTGAAGAAGATCTGCACAAGTttaggaaagaagaaaaaactcAAACCTAAGATTGTAATTACACTTCAAAAGATCATAAGGTCATctgaatctctgtggttgagcaATTCCATGCCAATAGATAAGTGGACAGCTCCTCCAGGTGCTTGGTTTCTACTCTCAGAGGTGTCAGCATACCTTTCCCGAGCTACGGATTGGGAATTCCTCCATCATCATTGGCAGATCCTTGACAAGTATAAAGCCACTGGTGATCATGATAGCGAGGAAGGGCTAAATACAACATCAAACACTTTTTCATGGGCTGCAGATCGTGTATATCTTTTGCAAACAATCGCTAATGTTTCGTTGGATCTGCCTCCTGAGCCTGCGGCAGATCTGGCTCATAACCTTCTTCAACGTCTAGAGGAGTTTAACATGCATCCGACAGAG GTTAGTGCTCACCTGAACGCACTCAAAACTTTGTGCAAGAGGAAGGCTCTTAACCCTCAAGAGGCTGATTGCCTTGTTATGAAATGGGTAAATCAGCTATTATCCAAAGCTTCTAGAATTCTTGATGCGTACATGTCAAAGAGTATGGAAGAACAGGGAAATGATATCTTTCTCACACCATTTGGGGGTACGACTGGCAAGGGAAAAAGAACAGTGGCATCACACTCTAAAACACTACAACAAACAATGACTGCAGTTCATACTATTGGATCTTTAGTTATTATTTGTCCTTCAGCTAATGTATCAACCGTTGTTCCCATTTTACACACGATCATTACTTCCGGTACCAGTAGCACTAGACCTAAGAAACCAGCAGAGCCTTCCATTTCCATAAAGCAGACTGCTCCTTCCTTATATGTTCAAGCTTGGCTAACCATGGCCAAGATCTGCCTCGCTGATGGAAAACTTGCAAAGCGCTATATTCCTCTGTTTGTCCAG GAGCTTGAAAAGGGTGATTGTGCTGCCCTCCGCAACAACATAGTTGTAGTCATGGCAGATTTCTGGGTACGGTACACTGCTCTAGTTGACTG TTACCTACCAAAGATCACCAAAAGTCTACGTGATTCATCTGAAGTTGTTAGAAGGCAGACATTTATACTTCTATCCAGACTTTGCCAG AGAGACTATGTCAAGGTGAAAGGAGTACTTTTCTTTCGGTTCCTGTTATCTCTTGTTGATGAATCAGAGAAGATAAGACAATTGGCTGATTATCTATTTGGAAATATATTAAAAG GTAAAGAACCACTTTTAGCCTATAATAGTTTTGTAGAAGCCATGTTTGTGCTGAATGACTGCAACCCTCATACCGGATGTAGCAATCCTCAGAATTCACGAAATGAAACACGGCTTTTTTCTATACG AGGAAATGATGAGAAGTCGAGGTCTTCAAGaatgcacatttatgtgacatTGTTAAAACAAATGGCTCCAGCACACGTACTAGCCACATTTGCCAAAATATGTGCCGAGATCCTTGCTGCTGCATCTGATGGTTTGCTTAGTATTGACGATGTGACTGGACAGTCTGTTTTGCAG GTGCAAATTTTGTTGTGA